The stretch of DNA GCTAACGTGTGTGCCGCTTGGCCTGTTCACTGCTCGCTAACGCTTTCTGTGTCTCGCTAACGCTTCCTGTGTCTCGCTAACGCTTAGGCTGACTGAGCTTGGTTGTACTCTTCTTCGCCGCCGACTACCGCGTTGGCTCGTTGCCACAACCGTTTGCAGCGCGCACCTGATCGACAATAGGTGTGAATACGCTTGCGAGTTTCGATTAGTTTGATGAATTCGTCGCGGTTGGCTTCGGTAATTTGGTACGACGAAAAAGGTAACAGTATTGGCGTCATACCGAGTCGCTCGGCTTCCGCGGCGATTTCCGAAAATGGCGTCTGGCCTTCATCTTCGCCGTCGGGTCGATTACACACTAGTAGCTCGACGCCCATATCAGCGATCTGTTGAATGTGACTAACGTCGAGCTGGTCTGATGCAGAGACTTGGGTAGTCAAGTGTTCGATATGCATAGTAAATCCTCCATTGGTCAAGGTGTCATCATACCAAGATTATTTAACTTGCGTGGCGAGCGTGTCTTGGTGGCCGACTAAAAACTCTCTTAAATAAAACCCAATGTCGCCACGTGATTTAAAGCCGGCGTCAGTAGCGGCTTTCTCAAAAACCGATTCTGGTAGTTTAGGGTCTGTGGCAAATGCAGTTAGATCGGAATGGAAGCCGAGGGTAAATATATCGACGTCGCTGCCGAACTGGGTTTCAAAGATCAGGTTTGCGTTGCGTTGGGTTGCGGTCAAATAGTCATTTTCCATAATGCGTTGTTTGAGCAGGCCCGCATATTGCCCACGTGCCGCTTGAAACATTTCAATGTGAAATAAGCCGGTGTCTACTGCCAACTCCTGTATTTGATCCCAGCTGGCTTGGCTACGGCTTAGAAAATCATGTTGGAAATCGACTAGTGCTTGATATTCAAGTGTGGTGCTCGGCGCTTTTGGAGCGGGGGCTAATAGCATTAAGTCCCAGTGGTCGCCTTGGCTATGACGCATGATGATCATATTGCCGTCAGACGCGGTTTTGCGAGCTTTTGCGATGTCGATTAACTCGGGCAACTTGCCTGGTGCAGCGCGCAGTAGCGTAACTACATACTGTGATTGCTCAGCTTCAGCGCTTGGCTGCGCTATTGCGAAATTAGCAGTGAGGAGCAGTGTTAATAGGCTAAATATGAGGCTGTGTTTCATAGGGTATCCATCAAATTGTTGTAGCTGTTTCAGGGTGATCAAGAATGCCAGCATCTTGGTCAGATAATGTGTGGCGGGTAGCTAACTATTTAGCCAATTACCTGCCAGTAGGTAATGACCAATGGTAAATAATCGCCAGCGCGCGAACGGTAAACGCGCAAACTCCGCCGATAAATAATGACCACAACTCAGGCAATGCTAGAGCACTCGCAATGCAGTAAACGGTTGAACCGGTAATCGCCGCAATAGCGTAGATTTCGCGCTTTAGAATCAGCGGTATTTCATTGCAAACCACATCACGAAGGATGCCGCCAACCACCGCCGTTACAACACCTAAGGTGACGGCGATGACCGGGTCGGAGGTCATTGCATAGGCTTTGGATGCGCCCATGACGCAAAACAATGAGAGTCCGAGCGCATCGGCCCACTTAAGAACATTGTAGCGCTGGCCAACACGTACCGAGAAAAAGAATACCAATACGCCGGCAATGGCTGCGACAACGACATAAATAGATTGGTCTATCCAAAACACTGAGGTGTTTAGAATTAGGTCGCGCACCGTTCCGCCACCGATCGCGGGTAATAATGCCAGCACCACGTAGCCGAAAATATCCATGTCTTTGCGGGCGGCGGCGAGTGCGCCGCTTAATGCAAATACGAATACCCCTAAAAGGTCAAAAATCAGAATGGTCGGGATTGTCATAATCGTAAGTGATTTGGTTACCAGCTACCTAAGTGCTCGCGCTGTGCTTTGAGTTTTTGTCGGCTATGAAACGGAGAGTGCAGTAATGCAACCAATAGAAATAGTGCAATAATGGCCATGATTGCACTCAGTATTCTGAGTAGTGTTTTGCCATCAATCACCTCGGTGGATATCAAATAGGTGTATTTGGCGGTATTTATTCCATCTTCTTCAAACGAATGCCTCACTAAAACAGGCAGTGCCTTAGGTAGTACATAGCCGGTTTTGGTCACAGGGTTTCGATTGACGCGATTAACCGAATCAGAGCGAAACGATTCTACAAACTGAATCGGCGTAGATGGATTGGCGTGCGTCCTAATTGGGATATAGCGACGAAATACCGTGGTGCCTTCAACCAGCTCATCTTGACGCAAGACCACACTGTCGCTAATGCCGTCGCCAGTAATACTAACCTTGGTAAACCACATCGTGCCAAATTGCCAAAGTGAGTCAGTGCCGCCCCAAGTAGCATCTACCGCAACAGCCGGGGCGTCGTCATCGGGAATTTGCGACGACAAATGGTAGCTGGCGCCGGCCAGTGCCGAGAGTAATAAGAACCACACAAATAACGAAGCGCTCCGAATTCTCAGTCGTGTTGCCAATTCTGCGGGACGTAACTCAAACTCGTGTCTGCGCTTGCCAGTGTACAGGCTCGATAGCGGAATAACGGCTAGAACAACCCACATGACAATGCCGGTGGCAATTGGGTAATGCAGTTCAAATAAATTGAACTGTAATCGCACTAGGAGTCCGTAAAGCCCGATCTGAAAAAACCAGCTCCAAGCAGAATACAAAGTCATCAAAATGAAGACTAATATGGTGACAGCCCTAGATGTTGCTGACTTTTGCATAGATGGTTCTCCGTATATCTACGGCTCTTTAGGGTTGGTCATAGCAGACCGTAAGGGAGCATATAAACCCGAGAACTGTAGCAGCCTTTGTTGGCTTTTCCCAGCAGCATGAGAATTGTGATATTTAATTTACCACTAGCAATATCACTAAAAATCTGTAAAGATGTTGCTTATACGGGACACTTTTTCGGGTTTCGTATGATTTTTGTGACCACAAGTAGTCGGGCGAGGACCCTACAATATACTTTGCACGCCAATTTGAGAAACTGCCCCTACCCCTGCCCAAGGTTTCTCAAGCTGATATTTCAGATAAGTGCGCATTGCCAAGCTCGACTACTTTTTTTATCCAGCTCTCTGTAACTTAGCTCCCCGTATTGCCTCGTTTGTCGCTCTGTCGACGCTCAATCTGCGGTTGCTGAGGAAAAGTACAAGGAGCTTGAGTTGAGTCGGTGGGTATACTACCTTTGTCATGAATTTCTTCTGGGTGGTGAATTTTGCAAACACACGCTGTTTTGGTTAATGCTTGGGCATTCTCAGCCTACTTACGATGCTGCACAAAGCATGGATAATCTTCTCGTTGCTGCCTTAAGCTTGGCTATCTCACAAGTTGTATTAAGTGCAACCTTATTGCTTCGCGAACATAAGCAATGGCGACTACCGCAGAGTGTTTTAGGCCTCTTTTTAGTGGCCACTTGCGCTTATTTATTACGACCCTTTTTCACACAGCACTGGCTAGAGGATTGGCTGATTCCCATTGAGACGGCGGTTCCTGGGTTCTTTTGGTTGCTG from Arenicella xantha encodes:
- a CDS encoding beta-lactamase hydrolase domain-containing protein is translated as MHIEHLTTQVSASDQLDVSHIQQIADMGVELLVCNRPDGEDEGQTPFSEIAAEAERLGMTPILLPFSSYQITEANRDEFIKLIETRKRIHTYCRSGARCKRLWQRANAVVGGEEEYNQAQSA
- a CDS encoding trimeric intracellular cation channel family protein; amino-acid sequence: MTIPTILIFDLLGVFVFALSGALAAARKDMDIFGYVVLALLPAIGGGTVRDLILNTSVFWIDQSIYVVVAAIAGVLVFFFSVRVGQRYNVLKWADALGLSLFCVMGASKAYAMTSDPVIAVTLGVVTAVVGGILRDVVCNEIPLILKREIYAIAAITGSTVYCIASALALPELWSLFIGGVCAFTVRALAIIYHWSLPTGR